A region of Vitis vinifera cultivar Pinot Noir 40024 chromosome 13, ASM3070453v1 DNA encodes the following proteins:
- the LOC104881242 gene encoding uncharacterized protein LOC104881242 — protein MFRFLLNSNSTLLRIFSFRPLSSATATSTVDYLTNTLGFARESAVAVAEELNIKTTTRPDLVVQLFKSYGFTPTHIATIVSKHPSLLLADPVKTLAPKLQFFSNNGVSGSALVHIVSADPVILRRSLQNQIIPCISFLKKVLPTDHKIASLLTAKRGTWVVHKFSEKMVPNIETLRSHGVPESNILRMLILRPRTLSFNTGAFKGILKRVKEMGFDENGLMFIHGVCTLCGMKKAKWESKVSVFRSFGWGEEEVIALFVKQPKFMNSSEARIKKSLDFFMNELHWMPEDISKYPIVLFLSFEKRVVPRSRVLQLLIEKGLVTRRSMGRALIIPEDQFLKVFMSSYEKKIPELWEIYQSNKVGLPRSAVSV, from the coding sequence ATGTTCCGTTTTCTCCTCAACTCCAATTCAACTCTTCTTCGCATCTTCTCCTTCAGACCGCTCTCCTCCGCCACCGCCACCTCCACCGTAGATTACCTCACAAATACCCTGGGCTTTGCCCGCGAGTCAGCCGTCGCTGTCGCCGAGGAACTCAACATCAAAACCACCACCAGGCCCGATTTAGTTGTCCAACTTTTCAAAAGCTACGGTTTCACCCCAACTCACATCGCCACCATCGTCTCCAAGCACCCTTCTCTCCTCTTAGCCGACCCAGTTAAAACCCTCGCACCCAAGCTTCAATTCTTTTCCAATAATGGGGTCTCTGGTTCTGCCCTCGTCCACATTGTCTCCGCCGACCCTGTGATACTCAGACGAAGCTTGCAGAACCAAATCATCCCCTGCATTTCCTTCCTCAAAAAGGTCTTACCCACCGATCACAAAATCGCGTCTCTCCTCACTGCCAAGCGCGGCACTTGGGTCGTCCACAAGTTTTCTGAAAAAATGGTGCCAAACATTGAGACACTGCGAAGCCATGGCGTGCCGGAGTCGAATATTTTGCGGATGCTGATCTTGCGACCGCGGACACTGTCGTTCAATACTGGTGCGTTTAAGGGCATCCTTAAGAGGGTTAAGGAAATGGGGTTTGATGAAAACGgtttgatgttcattcatgggGTGTGCACATTATGTGGAATGAAGAAGGCAAAATGGGAGTCAAAAGTGAGTGTCTTCAGGAGTTTTGGTTGGGGGGAGGAGGAGGTTATAGCGTTATTTGTGAAGCAGCCCAAGTTTATGAACTCCTCAGAAGCAAGGATCAAGAAATCCttggatttttttatgaatgagTTGCATTGGATGCCAGAGGATATTTCCAAGTACCCAATTGTGCTTTTCCTTAGCTTTGAGAAGAGAGTGGTCCCCAGGTCTCGTGTCCTTCAGCTTCTGATTGAAAAGGGTCTTGTGACTAGAAGGAGTATGGGGAGGGCATTGATAATCCCTGAAGATCAATTCTTGAAAGTTTTTATGTCCAGTTATGAAAAGAAGATCCCAGAGCTGTGGGAGATTTACCAAAGTAATAAAGTGGGATTGCCCCGGTCAGCAGTTTCAGTTTGA